In Calliopsis andreniformis isolate RMS-2024a chromosome 6, iyCalAndr_principal, whole genome shotgun sequence, a single genomic region encodes these proteins:
- the Csp2 gene encoding chemosensory protein 2 isoform X2, giving the protein MAPTIKLLFVACTLLVCATAAETEKGEAGRSRVSDEQLNAALSDQRYLRRQLKCALGQAPCDPVGRRLKGLAPLVLRGSCPQCSPEETRQIKKVLSHIQRTYPKEWSRIVQQYAGVV; this is encoded by the exons ATGGCTCCAACGATCAAG CTTCTGTTTGTCGCTTGTACTCTGCTGGTCTGCGCGACTGCGGCAGAGACGGAAAAAGGAGAAGCCGGAAGATCCCGGGTCTCTGACGAACAACTGAACGCGGCCCTGagcgatcagcgctacctgagACGACAGCTTAAGTGCGCCCTAGGACAGGCTCCCTGCGACCCCGTTGGAAGACGTTTAAAAG GTTTAGCACCGCTGGTTTTGAGAGGCTCCTGCCCGCAATGTAGCCCCGAGGAAACACGACAGATCAAGAAGGTCCTTTCACACATTCAGCGGACCTATCCGAAGGAATGGTCGAGGATAGTGCAGCAGTATGCCGGTGTTGTGTGA
- the Csp2 gene encoding chemosensory protein 2 isoform X1 — MLPTRRFKRCSVSDEANLRCSGNQLLFVACTLLVCATAAETEKGEAGRSRVSDEQLNAALSDQRYLRRQLKCALGQAPCDPVGRRLKGLAPLVLRGSCPQCSPEETRQIKKVLSHIQRTYPKEWSRIVQQYAGVV; from the exons ATGCTTCCAACGCGGAGATTTAAAAGATGCTCGGTCAGTGACGAGGCCAATTTACGTTGCTCTGGGAACCAG CTTCTGTTTGTCGCTTGTACTCTGCTGGTCTGCGCGACTGCGGCAGAGACGGAAAAAGGAGAAGCCGGAAGATCCCGGGTCTCTGACGAACAACTGAACGCGGCCCTGagcgatcagcgctacctgagACGACAGCTTAAGTGCGCCCTAGGACAGGCTCCCTGCGACCCCGTTGGAAGACGTTTAAAAG GTTTAGCACCGCTGGTTTTGAGAGGCTCCTGCCCGCAATGTAGCCCCGAGGAAACACGACAGATCAAGAAGGTCCTTTCACACATTCAGCGGACCTATCCGAAGGAATGGTCGAGGATAGTGCAGCAGTATGCCGGTGTTGTGTGA